One window of Triticum dicoccoides isolate Atlit2015 ecotype Zavitan chromosome 5A, WEW_v2.0, whole genome shotgun sequence genomic DNA carries:
- the LOC119300991 gene encoding PRA1 family protein B2-like, whose translation MAAASPPLLPVSVIPAATAATATIVLPAPDTSSAANQRAYLARLLDSAKRSLSGARPWAELLDRAALSRPDSLADATARVRRNLAYFRVNYALLVALSLAASLLAHPFALAALLALLAAWCALYLLRPADAPPLAAFGKTFSERETLGGLLAASAFVVFVTSVGSIVFSALAAGAALACAHGAFRVPEEQLFLDDDLQPGAGGRAGSSVDLLSFFTNAAGGGGGRG comes from the coding sequence ATGGCCGCGGCTTCTCCTCCCCTCCTCCCCGTCTCCGTTATCCCGGCGGCCACCGCCGCGACCGCCACCATCGTCCTCCCCGCCCCGGACACCTCCTCGGCGGCCAACCAGCGCGCCTATCTCGCCCGCCTCCTCGACTCCGCCAAGCGCTCCCTCTCCGGCGCGCGCCCGTGGGCGGAGCTCCTCGACCGCGCGGCGCTCAGCCGCCCGGACTCCCTCGCCGACGCCACCGCCCGCGTCCGCAGGAACCTCGCCTACTTCCGCGTCAACTACGCCCTCCTCGTCGCGCtctccctcgccgcctccctccTGGCGCACCCGTTCGCGCTCGCCGCCCTGCTCGCGCTCCTCGCCGCCTGGTGCGCGCTCTACCTCCTCCGCCCCGCCGACGCGCCCCCGCTGGCGGCCTTTGGGAAGACCTTCTCCGAGAGGGAGACGCTGGGCGGGCTCTTGGCGGCGTCGGCGTTCGTCGTCTTCGTGACCTCCGTCGGGTCCATCGTCTTCTCCGCCCTCGCGGCCGGCGCCGCGCTCGCCTGCGCGCACGGCGCGTTCCGGGTGCCCGAGGAACAGCTCTTCCTCGACGACGACCTGCAGCCTGGCGCTGGAGGAAGAGCGGGCTCCTCCGTCGACCTGCTCTCCTTCTTCACCAACGCcgcgggaggaggaggcgggcgcGGCTGA
- the LOC119300992 gene encoding macrophage migration inhibitory factor homolog — MPCLNVSTNVNLEGVDTSAVLADASSTVATIIGKPENYVMVVLKGSVPMAFGGTQEPAAYGELVSIGGLNPDVNKKLSAGIASILESKLSIPKSRFYLKFHDSKRSDFGWNGSTF, encoded by the exons atgccttgCCTGAACGTGTCGACGAACGTGAACCTGGAGGGGGTGGACACCTCCGCCGTCCTCGCCGACGCCTCCAGCACCGTCGCAACCATCATCGGCAAGCCGGAGAAC TATGTGATGGTTGTTCTCAAGGGTTCAGTGCCCATGGCGTTCGGAGGTACCCAGGAGCCTGCAGCCTACGGTGAGCTGGTTTCCATCGGAGGGCTGAACCCTGATGTGAACAAGAAGCTGAGTGCCGGCATTGCTTCCATCCTGGAGTCAAAGCTGTCCATCCCCAAGTCCCGCTTCTACCTCAAGTTCCATGATTCAAAG CGCTCGGACTTTGGGTGGAACGGATCGACCTTTTAG